Proteins co-encoded in one Microbacterium hydrocarbonoxydans genomic window:
- a CDS encoding alpha-galactosidase has protein sequence MTDLAPPPAHSTDAARPSTATRFMHLRRDGVSLLVEHPTGDVYDDQSPALPHVLFWGADLGVQSDAELVDIASAVSRQHPSGALDAAWHASILPVDRDGWAGRPGLAVSRRGLAVHPRWDRVDSVTDDEGHELTIVAEDIRNGMRLTTSIALQVGGVVTVEHSLTSTSDTDGTDDADAGATGRLSVGWLEATLPTPKAVDRLTTFSGRWTREKVPHTSEIPRGSTVRQTRRGRGGHDSPMLYIASIDHPRDRDGELWGVHLGWSADVTYRNDRMPDSVDVIGAGELLRSGEVTLQRGETYTTPTAYFAWSGAGLDGLSERFHRFQRARPQHPIRPRPLVLNTWEAVYFDHDPAFLRTLADRAAHVGVERFVLDDGWFLGRRHDRSGLGDWLVDRTVWPDGLAPLADHVHELGMEFGLWFEPEMINLDSDLAREHPEWLLHPADHLPTPARLSWRSQYVLDIARPEVYEHIIGRIDALVTELGIDFIKWDHNRDLVEAEHAGAPGTHAQTLAMYRMIEELKSRHPGLEIESCSSGGARSDLGVLQVADRVWASDSNDPVERQDIQRWTQLLLAPELVGGHVGPTTAHSSGRTTSLAFRLATSLMGSAGFEWNIAECTPDEVEVLRRWAALYKELRSVIHTGTAVHADVRDPALRVVGAVSQDRSEAVFTIASVATLEDSLPERIRLHGLDPEGRYRLRVRDEIGAAPHGFATPEWLASAGVTLSGAVLGSVGLQIPPFWPAQAVVLHLVREE, from the coding sequence ATGACAGACCTCGCACCTCCCCCCGCGCACAGCACCGACGCTGCGCGCCCGTCCACCGCCACGCGGTTCATGCATCTCCGTCGCGACGGCGTCTCGCTGCTGGTCGAGCATCCGACCGGCGACGTGTACGACGACCAGTCCCCGGCCCTCCCGCACGTGCTGTTCTGGGGTGCCGACCTCGGCGTGCAGTCCGACGCCGAGCTCGTCGACATCGCCTCGGCGGTCAGCCGTCAGCACCCGTCGGGAGCCCTCGATGCGGCGTGGCACGCCTCGATCCTGCCGGTGGACCGCGACGGATGGGCCGGCCGCCCCGGCCTCGCCGTCTCGCGGAGAGGACTCGCCGTGCACCCGCGATGGGACCGGGTCGACAGCGTCACCGACGACGAGGGACACGAGCTCACGATCGTCGCAGAAGACATCCGCAACGGCATGCGACTCACCACGAGCATCGCACTGCAGGTCGGCGGCGTCGTCACGGTGGAGCACTCGCTCACCTCGACCTCTGACACCGACGGCACAGACGACGCCGACGCCGGAGCGACCGGCCGCCTCTCCGTCGGGTGGCTCGAAGCGACGCTGCCGACCCCGAAGGCCGTCGACCGGCTGACCACATTCTCGGGCCGATGGACGCGCGAGAAGGTTCCGCACACCTCCGAGATCCCCCGTGGATCGACGGTGCGACAGACACGGCGAGGGCGCGGCGGACACGATTCCCCGATGCTCTACATCGCCTCGATCGACCACCCTCGCGACCGCGACGGCGAACTCTGGGGCGTCCACCTCGGTTGGAGTGCCGACGTCACCTACCGCAACGACCGGATGCCGGATTCGGTCGACGTCATCGGCGCCGGAGAGCTCCTGCGCTCCGGTGAGGTCACTCTGCAGCGCGGCGAGACCTACACCACGCCCACCGCGTACTTCGCGTGGTCAGGGGCAGGACTGGACGGCCTCTCCGAACGCTTCCACCGCTTCCAGCGTGCCCGCCCGCAGCATCCGATCCGGCCCCGTCCGCTGGTGCTGAACACCTGGGAGGCCGTGTACTTCGACCACGATCCGGCGTTCCTGCGCACGCTGGCCGACCGCGCCGCGCATGTCGGAGTGGAGCGCTTCGTGCTCGACGACGGGTGGTTCCTCGGCAGACGCCACGACCGGAGCGGCCTCGGGGACTGGCTCGTCGACCGCACCGTGTGGCCCGACGGCCTCGCGCCTCTCGCCGACCACGTGCATGAGCTCGGCATGGAGTTCGGGCTCTGGTTCGAGCCCGAGATGATCAATCTCGACTCCGACCTCGCGCGCGAGCATCCCGAGTGGCTGCTGCACCCGGCCGATCACCTTCCGACCCCTGCGCGCCTCTCGTGGCGATCGCAGTACGTGCTCGACATCGCCAGACCCGAGGTCTACGAGCACATCATCGGCCGCATCGACGCCCTCGTGACCGAGCTCGGCATCGACTTCATCAAGTGGGATCACAATCGCGATCTCGTCGAGGCCGAGCACGCCGGCGCCCCCGGCACGCACGCCCAGACGCTCGCGATGTACCGGATGATCGAGGAGCTCAAGTCACGGCATCCTGGCCTCGAGATCGAGTCCTGCTCCTCGGGCGGCGCGCGCAGCGACCTCGGTGTGCTGCAGGTCGCCGACCGGGTGTGGGCGAGCGACTCGAACGATCCCGTCGAGCGGCAGGACATCCAGCGGTGGACCCAGCTGCTGCTCGCGCCCGAGCTGGTCGGAGGACACGTGGGTCCGACGACCGCTCATTCCTCGGGCCGCACGACCTCGCTCGCCTTCCGGCTCGCGACGAGCCTGATGGGGTCGGCGGGGTTCGAGTGGAACATCGCCGAGTGCACGCCCGACGAGGTCGAGGTGCTGCGCCGGTGGGCGGCGCTGTACAAGGAGCTGCGGTCGGTGATCCACACCGGCACAGCGGTGCACGCCGACGTGCGCGATCCGGCGCTGCGTGTCGTCGGCGCCGTGAGTCAGGACCGCTCGGAGGCGGTCTTCACGATCGCGAGCGTCGCGACGCTCGAGGACTCGCTGCCCGAACGCATCCGGCTGCACGGACTCGACCCCGAAGGCCGGTATCGCCTCAGGGTGCGCGACGAGATCGGCGCCGCACCGCACGGCTTCGCGACCCCCGAATGGCTCGCCTCCGCGGGCGTGACGCTGTCGGGTGCCGTCCTGGGTTCGGTGGGCCTGCAGATCCCGCCCTTCTGGCCCGCGCAGGCGGTCGTGCTGCACCTCGTTCGCGAAGAATGA
- a CDS encoding Gfo/Idh/MocA family oxidoreductase codes for MIGVGIVGLGVISEQYLTTLLSAPAVRIVAVADLDPDRARSAAERIPGCRALTTPELVAAADVDVVLNLTIPGAHAEVALAAIAQGKAVYGEKPLAATFADAAAVMDAAAAAGVRVGGAPDTVLGTGLQTARAAIDHGLIGRPTSASAMWVSAGHEAWHPHPDFYYREGGGPLLDMGPYYVTALVQLLGPVVAVSGAASRSRDERVIGSGPRSGESIPVEVDTHLTGILHHGSGAISTVTMSFDGVRSTASPIEVHGVEGSLDVPDPNRFDGEVRLHARGGEWCVLEPSAGYEESGRGIGLIDFVNGAGRADGAMALHVLEIMSVLSASARSGVRETVSTSVERPSLVPLTPASEWRAV; via the coding sequence GTGATCGGCGTCGGAATCGTCGGGCTCGGCGTGATCTCGGAGCAGTACCTCACGACTCTGCTCTCGGCGCCGGCCGTGCGCATCGTGGCGGTCGCGGACCTCGACCCGGACAGGGCCCGATCCGCAGCCGAGCGCATCCCGGGATGCCGTGCCCTGACGACGCCCGAACTCGTCGCCGCAGCAGATGTGGATGTCGTGCTCAACCTCACGATCCCGGGCGCACATGCCGAGGTCGCGCTCGCCGCCATCGCGCAGGGCAAGGCGGTCTACGGCGAGAAGCCGCTCGCTGCGACCTTCGCGGACGCCGCGGCGGTGATGGATGCCGCGGCGGCCGCCGGAGTGCGCGTCGGAGGGGCGCCGGACACCGTGCTCGGCACCGGGTTGCAGACCGCGCGCGCCGCGATCGACCACGGCCTGATCGGTCGGCCGACATCCGCGTCGGCGATGTGGGTATCGGCAGGTCACGAGGCATGGCATCCGCATCCCGACTTCTACTACCGCGAGGGCGGTGGGCCGCTGCTCGACATGGGGCCCTATTACGTCACGGCGCTCGTGCAGCTGCTCGGCCCCGTGGTCGCGGTCTCCGGCGCCGCGTCGCGCTCGCGCGACGAACGAGTGATCGGCTCGGGGCCGCGCTCGGGCGAGAGCATCCCGGTCGAGGTCGACACGCACCTCACCGGCATCCTGCACCATGGGTCAGGCGCGATCTCGACCGTGACGATGAGCTTCGACGGCGTGCGGTCGACGGCTTCGCCCATCGAGGTGCACGGCGTGGAGGGGTCGCTCGACGTTCCCGACCCCAACCGCTTCGACGGAGAGGTGCGCCTGCATGCGCGCGGCGGAGAGTGGTGCGTGCTCGAGCCGTCCGCCGGTTACGAGGAGTCAGGCCGCGGCATCGGGCTGATCGACTTCGTGAACGGAGCAGGACGCGCTGACGGCGCGATGGCGCTGCACGTGCTCGAGATCATGTCGGTGCTCTCGGCCTCCGCGCGCTCAGGAGTCCGCGAGACCGTCTCGACCTCGGTCGAGCGGCCGTCTCTCGTGCCGCTGACCCCGGCGAGCGAGTGGCGTGCCGTCTGA
- a CDS encoding Gfo/Idh/MocA family oxidoreductase has product MTTTTPPLRIAMIGTGFMGRMHSQAWNTAPRFFDLPFEPRLALLVGRREHATTHAAARWGWSDHSLDWRAAVERDDIDAIDICTPGDTHEEIALAALAAGKHVLCEKPLANTVAEAQRMTAAARDAFERSGAVAMCGFSYRRTPALALARRLISEGRIGEIRHVRAQYLQDWLSDPDSPHTWRLDRERAGSGALGDIGAHSIDTAQWLAGQRISAVSATLRTFVDSRPRRSSVEGLGGSAADASDRLPVTVDDAAAFTARFDGGALGVFEATRMATGRRNANRIEVNGDRGSIAFDFERMNELEVYDAADDAAQGFRRVQVTEAGHPYAGAWWPAGHGLGYEHLFTHQAVDFVRAVAGEHPVSPGFAEATQVQRVLAAVESSAQHDSILTPVGTEPGPATDSEEGDSR; this is encoded by the coding sequence ATGACGACGACGACACCACCACTGCGGATCGCGATGATCGGCACGGGCTTCATGGGGCGGATGCACTCGCAGGCCTGGAACACCGCACCGCGGTTCTTCGATCTGCCGTTCGAGCCGAGACTCGCGCTGCTCGTCGGACGCCGAGAGCACGCGACGACGCACGCTGCCGCGCGATGGGGGTGGTCGGATCACTCGCTCGACTGGCGTGCAGCCGTCGAACGCGACGACATCGATGCGATCGACATCTGCACCCCCGGAGACACCCACGAGGAGATCGCACTCGCCGCGCTCGCGGCGGGCAAGCACGTGCTGTGCGAGAAGCCGCTCGCCAACACGGTCGCCGAGGCCCAGCGGATGACGGCGGCGGCCCGTGACGCGTTCGAGCGATCCGGTGCCGTCGCGATGTGCGGCTTCAGCTATCGGCGCACGCCCGCACTCGCCCTCGCGCGCCGGCTCATCTCCGAGGGGCGCATCGGCGAGATCCGTCACGTGCGTGCGCAGTACCTGCAGGACTGGCTGAGCGACCCCGACTCTCCGCACACCTGGAGACTCGACCGCGAGAGAGCAGGCTCGGGAGCACTGGGTGACATCGGAGCCCACAGCATCGACACCGCGCAGTGGCTCGCGGGACAGCGGATCTCGGCGGTCTCGGCCACCCTGCGCACTTTCGTCGATTCGCGACCCCGACGCTCGAGCGTCGAAGGACTCGGGGGCAGCGCGGCCGATGCATCGGATCGCCTGCCCGTGACGGTCGACGATGCCGCGGCGTTCACCGCCCGCTTCGACGGTGGCGCGCTGGGAGTGTTCGAGGCGACGCGCATGGCCACGGGCCGACGCAACGCCAACCGCATCGAGGTCAATGGGGACAGAGGATCTATCGCGTTCGACTTCGAGCGCATGAACGAGCTCGAGGTGTACGACGCCGCAGACGATGCCGCGCAGGGATTCCGGCGTGTGCAGGTCACCGAGGCCGGGCATCCGTACGCCGGTGCGTGGTGGCCGGCAGGACACGGGCTCGGCTACGAGCACCTCTTCACGCACCAGGCGGTCGACTTCGTGCGGGCGGTGGCCGGCGAGCACCCGGTGTCTCCGGGATTCGCCGAGGCGACGCAGGTGCAGAGGGTGCTCGCGGCCGTCGAGTCCAGCGCGCAGCACGACAGCATCCTCACGCCCGTCGGCACCGAACCCGGCCCTGCCACTGATTCCGAAGAAGGAGATTCCCGATGA
- a CDS encoding ThuA domain-containing protein — protein MTRTALVVRGGWEGHHPVESTDLFIPFLRENGFDVAVESDPEIYADAARMAEVDLVVQSVTMSQCSGEAVRGLRDAVVAGMGFAGWHGGIADSFRASSDYLQLVGGQFATHPSTHPDAVVGDQTDNYLEYTVDITELGRAHEITRDLDDFTLVTEQYWVLHDDLIDVLATTTHPVQPYHPWHRPVVSPAIWTRDWGKGRIFVSTPGHSLDVLQHSSVRTVIERGMLWAAR, from the coding sequence ATGACCCGCACTGCTCTCGTCGTCCGCGGCGGCTGGGAGGGACACCACCCCGTCGAGTCGACCGACCTGTTCATCCCTTTCCTGCGGGAGAACGGCTTCGACGTCGCCGTCGAATCCGATCCCGAGATCTACGCCGACGCGGCACGCATGGCAGAGGTCGACCTCGTCGTGCAGTCGGTGACGATGTCGCAGTGCTCGGGCGAAGCCGTGCGCGGACTCCGTGATGCGGTCGTCGCCGGCATGGGATTCGCCGGCTGGCACGGCGGCATCGCCGACTCGTTCCGCGCGAGCTCCGACTACCTGCAGCTCGTGGGGGGCCAGTTCGCCACGCATCCCTCCACACACCCCGATGCGGTCGTGGGCGATCAGACCGACAACTATCTGGAGTACACGGTCGACATCACGGAGCTCGGGCGCGCGCACGAGATCACTCGCGACCTCGACGACTTCACCCTCGTCACCGAGCAGTACTGGGTGCTGCACGACGACCTGATCGACGTGCTCGCGACCACCACGCATCCGGTGCAGCCGTATCACCCGTGGCATCGCCCCGTCGTGTCGCCCGCGATCTGGACGCGCGACTGGGGGAAGGGGCGGATCTTCGTCTCGACTCCGGGCCACAGCCTCGATGTGCTGCAGCACAGCTCGGTGCGCACGGTGATCGAGCGGGGGATGCTGTGGGCGGCGCGGTGA
- a CDS encoding ROK family transcriptional regulator, giving the protein MTEHDAGAKMRTWPRLTGVERGALRELLIHGPLPRAEMARRLHVSRASMTRATRILVEHSLIAEDEITLRGAMGRPSEMLAVNDDEHHLLGVKLTGDAVFAVVTTLGARIVASVEEPLVSNSVDDTVDQIVRIHARFAEAHPDIHAAGICLAGDLATVDGQQIVVSSYFLRWRDVPLAALLSERMGIPVTADNDVRALTAAEHWFGAGAGCDSLALVTVGAGIGFGLVVDGRVVTGHNGRAGQLDHLLVDTTGPECGLGHHGCASAYLPSACIVQAIRDAGGETDDLDYESAVQRARAGDPIALQAFDDAARALGIIIGTVVSGLDPEKIVLTGDGLAVMELQSERVMQTIDAARLPSTLPVPLDVQPFEFTEWARAGAVLAIRSLLRF; this is encoded by the coding sequence GTGACCGAGCACGATGCGGGCGCGAAGATGCGCACCTGGCCCCGCTTGACCGGCGTCGAGCGAGGAGCGCTGCGCGAGCTGCTGATCCACGGTCCGCTTCCGCGTGCCGAGATGGCGCGGCGACTCCATGTGTCACGAGCGAGCATGACGCGGGCCACCCGCATCCTGGTCGAGCACTCGCTGATCGCCGAAGACGAGATCACCCTTCGGGGGGCGATGGGCCGGCCCAGCGAGATGCTCGCCGTCAACGACGACGAGCATCACCTCCTGGGCGTCAAGCTCACCGGCGACGCCGTGTTCGCGGTGGTGACCACCCTCGGCGCGCGGATCGTCGCCTCCGTCGAAGAGCCTCTCGTGTCGAATTCGGTGGACGACACGGTCGATCAGATCGTCAGGATCCACGCCCGGTTCGCCGAGGCGCATCCCGACATCCACGCTGCCGGGATCTGTCTGGCCGGAGACCTCGCGACCGTCGACGGTCAGCAGATCGTGGTCTCCTCGTACTTCCTGCGCTGGCGCGACGTGCCTCTCGCCGCGCTTCTGAGCGAGCGCATGGGCATCCCGGTGACGGCCGACAACGATGTGCGCGCGTTGACCGCCGCGGAGCACTGGTTCGGTGCAGGAGCGGGCTGCGATTCGCTCGCTCTGGTCACCGTGGGCGCGGGGATCGGCTTCGGGCTCGTCGTCGACGGGCGCGTCGTGACCGGACACAACGGCCGCGCGGGCCAGCTCGACCACCTGCTGGTCGACACCACGGGGCCCGAGTGCGGGCTCGGCCATCACGGCTGCGCGAGCGCCTACCTGCCCAGTGCGTGCATCGTGCAGGCGATCCGCGACGCGGGCGGTGAGACCGACGATCTCGACTACGAGAGTGCGGTGCAGCGTGCCCGAGCAGGAGATCCGATCGCCCTGCAGGCGTTCGACGACGCCGCTCGCGCTCTCGGGATCATCATCGGGACCGTCGTGAGCGGGCTCGATCCCGAGAAGATCGTGCTGACCGGCGACGGCCTGGCCGTGATGGAGCTGCAGAGCGAACGCGTCATGCAGACGATCGACGCCGCGCGGCTGCCGAGCACCCTCCCGGTTCCGCTCGACGTGCAGCCCTTCGAGTTCACGGAGTGGGCGCGCGCAGGCGCCGTCCTCGCCATCCGGAGCCTGCTGCGCTTCTGA
- a CDS encoding glycoside hydrolase family 2 protein: MALRPLHDNWTLTAVSGPIPAEVVGRAIPATVPGCAHTDLHAAGLIAPPFDGDNESSQQWIGSTAWRYETEFEWHDDGAERHDLVADGLDTVAEIEVNGRVIATTQNQHRSYRFDVGQHLREGANSLAITFRAPVDEAESRSAEHGPRPHVNHHPYNALRKAAFNFGWDWGIDVATSGIWRPIGLDSWSGVRIAAVRPLVDLARGDGGVDGLLDAHVELEWSEGSAPEPVLVTVSVGGVTASTQVPHGTSSALLTARVADVREWWPAGHGAQPLYPVDVVLERDGVAADRWESRVGFRTVRVDTAPDAEGRPFALFVNDKAIQVRGANWIPDHAFVTEIDADRYRRRVVDAAEANMNLLRVWGGGIYESDDFYDACDELGILVWQDFLFACAAYAEEAWLADEVEAEAREAIVRLSPHPSLVIWNGNNENIWGHEDWGWKEPLDGRTWGLGYYLSLLPALVAELDPTRFYSPASPYSFEAELHPNDESHGTMHIWDVWNTLDYSEYRRHRPRFASEFGFQGPPAWTTLVDAVHDEPLEPYGQQMLVHQKAADGNLKLERGMAGHLPEPRSIEEWHWATQLNQAAAVRFGIEHFRSLSPRNTGAIVWQLNDSWPVVSWAAVDFAERRKPLWFALRDVYEPRLATFQPRESGLALVVLNDTDDPWQGEITLQRTAFDGRVLAQMVQTQSVSARGEATVLLAPELTEFEDAAGEIVIARLEGFATAVHNPVELVDQRLEPDAVDVEVHPAEDEQGMTLVQVTARAYTRDITLLVDRYSADATVDRGLVTLLAGETAVFRVAGGTGGDPAVLKDPAVLQSGNALQRGRADLGGESRGAAA; this comes from the coding sequence ATGGCGCTTCGACCACTCCACGACAACTGGACCCTCACTGCCGTCTCCGGCCCGATCCCCGCGGAGGTCGTCGGCAGAGCGATCCCCGCGACCGTTCCGGGGTGCGCGCACACCGACCTCCACGCGGCGGGACTCATCGCCCCGCCGTTCGACGGCGACAACGAATCGTCCCAACAATGGATCGGCAGCACCGCGTGGCGCTACGAGACCGAGTTCGAGTGGCACGACGACGGTGCCGAGCGCCACGACCTGGTCGCCGACGGTCTCGACACGGTCGCCGAGATCGAGGTCAACGGGCGCGTGATCGCCACGACCCAGAACCAGCACCGGAGCTATCGCTTCGACGTGGGACAGCACCTGCGAGAGGGGGCCAACTCCCTCGCGATCACGTTCCGCGCGCCGGTGGACGAAGCCGAGTCGCGCAGCGCCGAGCATGGCCCCCGCCCTCATGTGAACCACCACCCCTACAACGCGCTGCGCAAGGCGGCGTTCAACTTCGGCTGGGATTGGGGGATCGACGTCGCCACCAGCGGCATCTGGCGACCGATCGGTCTCGACAGCTGGTCGGGAGTGCGGATCGCCGCGGTCAGGCCGCTCGTCGACCTCGCGCGCGGTGACGGCGGGGTCGACGGGCTGCTCGACGCGCACGTCGAGCTGGAGTGGTCAGAGGGCTCGGCCCCGGAGCCGGTCCTGGTCACCGTCAGCGTGGGCGGAGTGACGGCCTCGACGCAGGTGCCGCACGGCACGTCGTCTGCTCTTCTGACCGCGCGGGTCGCCGACGTGCGGGAGTGGTGGCCCGCGGGCCACGGAGCGCAGCCGCTCTACCCGGTCGACGTCGTGCTCGAGCGCGACGGCGTCGCCGCCGACCGGTGGGAGTCCAGGGTCGGGTTCCGCACGGTGCGAGTCGACACGGCTCCGGATGCCGAGGGTCGGCCGTTCGCTCTGTTCGTGAACGACAAGGCCATCCAGGTGCGCGGGGCGAACTGGATCCCGGATCATGCGTTCGTCACCGAGATCGACGCGGACCGCTATCGGCGTCGCGTGGTCGACGCGGCAGAGGCCAATATGAACCTTCTCCGGGTGTGGGGCGGTGGCATCTACGAGTCCGACGACTTCTACGACGCGTGCGACGAGCTCGGCATCCTCGTCTGGCAGGACTTCCTCTTCGCATGCGCCGCCTACGCCGAGGAGGCGTGGCTCGCCGACGAGGTCGAGGCCGAGGCGAGGGAGGCGATCGTGCGGCTCAGCCCGCATCCCTCGCTGGTGATCTGGAACGGCAACAACGAGAACATCTGGGGGCATGAGGACTGGGGCTGGAAGGAACCGCTCGACGGTCGCACCTGGGGTCTCGGGTACTACCTCTCGCTGCTGCCCGCGCTCGTGGCGGAGCTCGACCCGACACGCTTCTACTCCCCGGCCAGCCCGTACTCGTTCGAGGCGGAACTGCATCCGAACGACGAATCCCACGGCACCATGCACATCTGGGATGTGTGGAACACCCTCGACTACTCGGAATACCGGCGCCATCGCCCGCGCTTCGCATCGGAGTTCGGGTTCCAGGGGCCGCCCGCGTGGACCACGCTGGTCGACGCGGTGCATGACGAGCCGCTCGAACCGTATGGGCAGCAGATGCTCGTGCATCAGAAGGCTGCCGACGGCAACCTCAAGCTCGAGCGCGGGATGGCGGGTCATCTGCCCGAGCCTCGGTCCATCGAAGAATGGCACTGGGCCACGCAGCTGAACCAGGCGGCCGCCGTGCGCTTCGGAATCGAGCACTTCCGCTCGCTCTCGCCCCGCAACACCGGGGCGATCGTCTGGCAGCTCAACGACAGCTGGCCGGTCGTGTCATGGGCGGCCGTCGACTTCGCCGAGCGCCGCAAGCCCCTCTGGTTCGCGCTGCGCGACGTCTACGAGCCGCGTCTGGCGACCTTCCAGCCGCGGGAATCCGGGCTCGCTCTCGTGGTGCTCAACGACACCGACGACCCGTGGCAGGGCGAGATCACTCTGCAGCGCACGGCCTTCGACGGCCGCGTGCTCGCGCAGATGGTGCAGACGCAGTCGGTCTCGGCTCGCGGCGAGGCGACCGTGCTGCTCGCGCCGGAGCTCACGGAGTTCGAGGATGCGGCCGGCGAGATCGTGATCGCGCGTCTCGAGGGCTTCGCGACGGCGGTGCACAATCCGGTCGAGCTGGTCGATCAGCGGTTGGAGCCGGATGCAGTCGACGTCGAGGTGCATCCGGCCGAGGACGAGCAGGGCATGACGCTCGTGCAGGTCACCGCGCGGGCATACACGCGCGACATCACGCTGCTCGTCGACCGGTACTCGGCCGATGCGACGGTCGATCGCGGGCTCGTCACCCTGCTCGCGGGGGAGACCGCGGTGTTCCGCGTCGCCGGGGGGACAGGCGGCGATCCGGCGGTCCTGAAGGATCCTGCGGTGCTGCAGAGCGGCAACGCCTTGCAGCGCGGACGCGCGGATCTCGGAGGGGAGTCGCGCGGCGCCGCGGCCTAG
- a CDS encoding DUF1684 domain-containing protein produces MNPAARTALEVADWRRRVFALYAAVRHAEAPEEAHELWRIERDELMLHHPATPLLADDRVLFEGLPIASYDVSWRFELPILDAEPGGFDFATGTDGIVPFVRVGRVEIPDTGSLDVWRLTTYGGGLFIPVRDALAGRPGGTYGGGRYLIDTIKGADLGSDADRGTIVLDFNFAYNPSCAYDPAWACPLAQPGNVLDVAIPVGELYGPTDR; encoded by the coding sequence ATGAACCCCGCAGCCCGCACGGCCCTCGAGGTCGCAGACTGGCGCCGTCGCGTCTTCGCCCTCTATGCGGCGGTGCGTCATGCCGAGGCCCCCGAAGAGGCGCACGAGCTCTGGCGCATCGAACGCGACGAGCTCATGCTGCACCATCCGGCCACGCCTCTGCTGGCTGATGATCGCGTGCTCTTCGAGGGGTTGCCGATCGCGTCGTACGACGTGTCCTGGCGCTTCGAGCTGCCGATCCTCGACGCCGAGCCGGGCGGGTTCGACTTCGCGACGGGCACCGACGGCATCGTGCCCTTCGTGCGGGTGGGTCGGGTCGAGATACCGGATACGGGCTCGCTCGACGTCTGGCGACTCACGACCTACGGCGGTGGGCTCTTCATCCCGGTGCGCGACGCCCTCGCCGGACGGCCCGGCGGAACGTACGGCGGCGGCCGCTATCTGATCGACACGATCAAGGGCGCCGACCTCGGATCGGATGCCGACCGCGGCACGATCGTGCTCGACTTCAATTTCGCCTACAACCCGTCGTGCGCCTATGACCCCGCCTGGGCCTGTCCGCTCGCGCAGCCCGGAAACGTGCTGGATGTGGCGATTCCGGTCGGAGAGCTCTACGGCCCCACCGATCGGTGA